The Methylotenera sp. G11 genome includes a window with the following:
- the prfA gene encoding peptide chain release factor 1, with product MKPSMITKLANLSERLDEVNRLLSSEDATSNMENYRKLTREHAEITPIVEQYHAFVQTEADIEEAQKMLSDPDMKEFAQEEIDNGKARLETVEAELQKLLLPKDPNDEKNIFLEIRAGTGGDESSLFAGDLFRMYSRYAERQGWKVEVMSANESEVGGYKEIIAKIEGYGAYSKLKFESGGHRVQRVPDTETQGRIHTSACTVAILPEADEVSDVVINPADIRIDTYRASGAGGQHINKTDSAVRITHAPTGIVVECQEGRSQHANKAQAMAVLAARIKAKQVDEQQSKIASERKSLIGSGDRSERIRTYNYPQGRITDHRINLTLYKIDAITEGDMDELIGALSTEHQADLLASLGEDS from the coding sequence ATGAAACCAAGCATGATTACCAAGCTCGCTAATTTAAGCGAGCGCCTGGACGAAGTGAACCGCCTGTTAAGCAGCGAAGACGCCACGTCCAACATGGAAAACTACCGGAAACTGACGCGTGAGCATGCAGAAATCACGCCTATCGTTGAGCAATACCACGCCTTCGTGCAAACCGAAGCCGACATCGAAGAAGCGCAGAAAATGCTCAGCGACCCCGATATGAAAGAGTTCGCGCAGGAAGAAATCGATAACGGCAAAGCCAGGCTTGAAACGGTTGAGGCCGAACTGCAGAAACTGCTGCTGCCGAAAGATCCGAATGATGAGAAGAACATCTTCCTGGAAATCCGCGCCGGTACCGGCGGCGATGAATCCAGCCTGTTTGCGGGCGACCTGTTCCGCATGTATTCACGCTACGCGGAACGCCAGGGCTGGAAAGTGGAAGTCATGTCCGCCAATGAATCAGAAGTCGGCGGCTACAAGGAAATCATCGCCAAGATTGAAGGTTACGGCGCATACTCCAAATTGAAATTCGAATCCGGCGGTCACCGCGTACAGCGCGTGCCGGATACAGAAACCCAGGGTCGCATCCACACCAGCGCCTGCACGGTAGCCATATTACCCGAAGCCGATGAAGTATCCGATGTCGTCATCAACCCGGCGGATATCCGTATCGACACTTACCGCGCCAGTGGTGCCGGTGGCCAGCACATCAACAAGACCGACTCCGCCGTGCGCATCACCCACGCACCTACCGGCATCGTGGTCGAATGCCAGGAAGGCCGCAGCCAGCATGCCAACAAAGCGCAGGCAATGGCAGTTCTGGCGGCGCGCATCAAAGCCAAACAGGTAGATGAGCAGCAAAGCAAAATCGCCAGTGAGCGCAAGAGCCTGATCGGCAGCGGCGACCGCAGCGAGCGCATCAGAACCTACAACTACCCGCAAGGCCGCATTACCGACCATCGCATCAACCTGACGCTCTATAAAATCGACGCGATTACCGAAGGCGATATGGATGAGCTGATCGGCGCGCTTTCGACTGAGCATCAGGCTGACCTGCTGGCTAGCCTGGGCGAAGACAGCTAA
- the hemA gene encoding glutamyl-tRNA reductase, translated as MQLYVIGVNHTTAPIQIREHVAFDSELLGSALHELTQNGASEAAILSTCNRTELYCSTDDPQKALDWLSQYHHLEKDAIAPYIYTFPDDEAVKHAFRVASGLDSMVLGEPQILGQFKQSVKIAQDAGTLGTLLHKLFQRTFEVAKEVRTNTDIGANSISMAAAAVKLAQRIFGNIGEQKVLFIGAGEMIELCADHFAAQKPKSMTIANRTIERGSNLAQKISSQGIQSQAMLLNDLPAHFADFDIVVTSTASQLPIIGLGMVETAIKARRHRPIFMVDLAVPRDIEHEVAELDDVFLYTVDDLSQVVSDGIENRQIAAIEAETIVANRVENFMQWFKKRDAVPTIKALRDQVDAMRKAETEKALKQLQKGESPEKVLEALSIALSNKFLHAPSHALNQSHGDEHAKLEDTLKQLYQIKS; from the coding sequence ATGCAGTTATACGTCATAGGCGTCAACCACACGACCGCCCCCATCCAGATCCGAGAGCATGTCGCTTTTGATAGCGAACTTCTTGGCAGCGCTTTGCATGAGCTGACACAAAACGGCGCATCCGAGGCTGCGATCCTGTCTACCTGCAATCGCACCGAGCTTTACTGCAGCACTGACGACCCCCAGAAGGCGCTTGACTGGCTGTCGCAATACCATCACCTTGAGAAAGACGCGATCGCCCCCTACATTTACACCTTTCCTGATGATGAAGCCGTCAAGCATGCATTCCGCGTAGCTTCCGGCCTTGACAGCATGGTGCTGGGCGAGCCGCAGATCCTCGGCCAGTTCAAGCAATCAGTCAAAATCGCGCAGGATGCCGGCACACTGGGCACATTGCTGCACAAGCTGTTCCAGCGCACATTCGAAGTGGCAAAAGAAGTACGCACCAATACCGATATCGGCGCTAACTCAATCTCAATGGCTGCTGCGGCAGTCAAGCTGGCGCAGCGTATTTTCGGCAATATCGGCGAACAGAAAGTGCTGTTCATCGGCGCCGGCGAGATGATAGAACTATGCGCCGACCATTTTGCCGCGCAGAAGCCAAAAAGCATGACCATTGCCAACCGTACGATCGAGCGCGGCTCCAACCTGGCACAGAAAATCTCGTCCCAAGGCATTCAATCCCAGGCAATGCTGCTCAATGACCTGCCTGCGCACTTCGCCGACTTTGATATCGTGGTTACCTCGACCGCCAGCCAGCTGCCGATCATCGGCCTGGGCATGGTGGAAACCGCGATCAAGGCGCGCCGCCACCGCCCGATCTTCATGGTGGACCTTGCCGTACCCCGTGACATCGAACATGAGGTTGCCGAACTGGATGATGTATTTTTATATACGGTGGATGACCTGTCACAGGTCGTGTCGGACGGTATCGAAAACCGCCAGATTGCGGCAATAGAGGCAGAAACGATCGTTGCCAACCGCGTTGAAAACTTCATGCAGTGGTTCAAGAAACGTGATGCCGTGCCGACCATCAAAGCACTGCGCGACCAGGTCGATGCCATGCGCAAGGCAGAAACCGAAAAAGCACTCAAACAGCTGCAAAAAGGCGAAAGCCCGGAAAAAGTGCTGGAAGCATTAAGCATCGCACTTTCCAACAAATTCCTGCATGCACCCAGCCACGCACTCAACCAGTCACATGGCGATGAACACGCAAAACTCGAAGACACCCTGAAACAACTTTACCAAATTAAAAGTTAA
- the rpe gene encoding ribulose-phosphate 3-epimerase: MDKTFRIAPSILSANFAKLGQEIEDVITSGTDIVHFDVMDNHYVPNLTIGPLVCDAIRETSKKVGALIDVHLMVKPVDRIIPDFAKAGANIITFHPEASEHIDRSLSLVRDSGCKSGLVFNPATPLNYLDHVMDKVDMILLMSVNPGFGGQKFIPETLEKLKLARARIDAYYEKTGRQIWLEVDGGVNAQNIAEIARAGADTFVAGSAIFGAGRDTDPNRYNTVVSEIRASLATVK, translated from the coding sequence ATGGATAAAACTTTTAGAATTGCCCCTAGTATTCTTTCTGCAAACTTTGCCAAACTTGGTCAAGAGATTGAAGATGTGATTACCTCCGGCACAGACATTGTGCACTTTGACGTAATGGATAACCACTACGTGCCGAACCTGACGATTGGCCCATTGGTCTGTGACGCAATCCGTGAAACATCAAAAAAAGTAGGCGCGCTGATCGACGTGCACCTGATGGTCAAGCCGGTAGACCGCATCATCCCTGACTTTGCCAAAGCGGGTGCCAACATCATTACATTCCACCCGGAAGCTTCCGAACATATCGACCGCAGCCTGAGCCTGGTGCGTGATTCAGGCTGTAAATCCGGCCTGGTATTCAACCCGGCAACACCGTTGAATTACCTGGACCATGTGATGGATAAAGTGGACATGATTCTGCTGATGTCAGTGAACCCTGGTTTCGGCGGCCAGAAATTCATCCCGGAAACACTGGAAAAATTGAAACTGGCCCGCGCCCGCATCGATGCTTATTACGAGAAAACCGGCCGCCAGATCTGGCTGGAAGTGGATGGCGGCGTGAATGCGCAGAATATCGCTGAAATTGCCCGTGCCGGTGCCGATACCTTTGTAGCAGGCTCTGCGATTTTTGGTGCAGGCCGTGATACGGACCCTAACCGCTATAACACGGTAGTGAGCGAGATCCGCGCGTCACTTGCAACCGTTAAATAA
- a CDS encoding phosphoglycolate phosphatase: MAFHVKAVMFDLDGTLVHTAPEIAASINKMLVELDFPALPHALIEHYIGEGAQTLVRRCITANTRSEPDAALLERAQALFFAHYADNVTLSRSYDGVIEALAVLQDKGLKLACVTNKPERFTLPLLDKSGLLDFFEIVVSGDTLVKKKPDPIQLRYICAKFNVLEAESMLVGDSLTDVAAAHAAGCYIVTVSYGYNQGKPIDHSLVDDTIASLADLAGLLT; the protein is encoded by the coding sequence ATGGCTTTTCATGTCAAAGCCGTCATGTTTGACCTTGACGGTACACTGGTACACACAGCGCCTGAAATCGCAGCTTCCATCAACAAAATGCTGGTCGAGCTGGATTTTCCTGCCCTCCCGCACGCCCTGATAGAACACTATATCGGCGAAGGTGCGCAGACGCTGGTCAGGCGCTGCATCACGGCCAACACCCGGAGTGAGCCTGATGCCGCATTGCTGGAGCGTGCGCAGGCTTTGTTTTTTGCGCATTATGCTGATAATGTCACGCTGAGCAGGTCCTATGACGGGGTGATCGAGGCGCTTGCGGTTTTGCAGGATAAAGGCCTGAAGCTGGCGTGCGTCACCAATAAGCCCGAGCGGTTCACGCTGCCGTTGCTGGATAAAAGCGGGCTGCTGGATTTCTTCGAAATCGTGGTTTCCGGAGATACTTTAGTTAAAAAGAAGCCAGACCCTATACAACTGCGTTACATTTGTGCAAAATTCAATGTGCTGGAAGCGGAATCGATGTTGGTTGGCGATTCGCTGACCGATGTAGCGGCCGCGCATGCGGCAGGGTGCTACATCGTGACTGTTTCGTATGGGTATAATCAGGGCAAGCCCATAGATCATAGTCTGGTAGATGATACGATCGCCAGCCTGGCTGATCTGGCAGGCCTGTTAACTTAA
- the trpE gene encoding anthranilate synthase component I, which produces MFNTINQAEFNSLAAQGYNRIPLVLETFADLDTPLSLYLKLANQPFSYLLESVQGGERFGRYSIIGLPAETRIVANGRNVQVIKGGAVIETAEDVNPLDFVKAYQSRFKTPPYEGLPRFTGGLAGYFGYETVRYIEKRLANTSKPDAIQTPDVLLMVSEQLAVVDNLSGKLYFIVYADAGEANAYEKAHATLDALLKMLKKAVTIPDTLPTDKTEAVSEFGEDNFKAAVKRAQQYILDGDIMQVVLSQRMSQPFSASPLSLYRVLRSLNPSPYMFYYDMGDHHVVGASPEILVRLENGTVTARPIAGTRPRGKTREQDIALAEELLADPKERAEHVQLMDLGRNDVGRVAVTGSVKVTDNMMIERYSHVMHIVSNVEGKLKPGMDAIDVLKATFPAGTVSGAPKVRAMEIIDELEPSKRGIYAGAVGYLGFNGDMDVAIAIRTGVIKNNMLHVQAGAGIVADSVPQSEWIETQNKARAVLRAAELVQAGLDVNTK; this is translated from the coding sequence ATGTTCAATACAATCAACCAGGCAGAGTTCAATAGCCTTGCTGCGCAGGGTTATAACCGCATTCCGCTCGTGCTGGAAACATTTGCAGACCTGGATACCCCGTTATCTTTATACCTGAAGCTGGCAAACCAGCCCTTCTCCTATTTGCTTGAATCCGTACAGGGCGGTGAGCGCTTTGGCCGCTACTCGATTATCGGCTTGCCGGCAGAAACGCGCATTGTGGCAAACGGCAGGAATGTGCAGGTCATTAAAGGCGGTGCAGTCATCGAAACTGCCGAAGATGTGAATCCGCTGGATTTCGTAAAGGCTTACCAGTCGCGTTTTAAAACGCCGCCTTATGAAGGTTTGCCGCGGTTTACGGGTGGCTTGGCCGGTTATTTCGGTTATGAAACCGTGCGCTATATTGAAAAACGCCTGGCCAATACAAGCAAGCCTGATGCGATCCAAACCCCGGATGTCCTGCTGATGGTGTCAGAACAGCTTGCCGTGGTCGATAACCTGAGCGGCAAACTTTATTTCATTGTGTATGCCGATGCCGGTGAGGCCAATGCCTACGAAAAAGCACACGCTACGCTTGATGCCTTGCTGAAAATGCTTAAAAAAGCAGTGACGATCCCGGATACGCTGCCTACTGATAAAACGGAAGCCGTTTCCGAGTTCGGTGAAGATAACTTTAAAGCCGCGGTCAAGCGTGCGCAGCAGTATATCCTGGATGGCGATATCATGCAGGTGGTGCTGTCACAGCGCATGTCACAGCCATTCTCTGCCTCTCCTTTATCGCTGTATCGCGTGCTGCGCAGCCTGAACCCGTCACCCTATATGTTCTACTATGATATGGGCGACCATCACGTGGTAGGCGCTTCGCCGGAGATTCTGGTGCGTCTTGAAAATGGCACCGTGACGGCACGCCCGATTGCAGGTACGCGTCCGCGCGGCAAAACACGTGAGCAGGATATCGCACTGGCAGAAGAGTTGCTGGCTGATCCTAAAGAACGTGCAGAACACGTGCAGCTCATGGATCTGGGGCGCAATGACGTGGGGCGCGTTGCGGTAACCGGTTCGGTAAAAGTGACTGATAACATGATGATCGAGCGTTATTCGCATGTGATGCATATCGTGAGTAACGTCGAAGGCAAACTTAAACCGGGGATGGACGCGATCGATGTGCTGAAAGCAACCTTCCCGGCCGGTACGGTAAGCGGTGCGCCTAAAGTGCGGGCGATGGAAATCATCGATGAACTTGAGCCAAGCAAACGCGGCATTTATGCAGGCGCTGTCGGCTACCTGGGGTTTAATGGCGATATGGATGTGGCGATCGCGATCAGGACCGGTGTGATCAAGAACAATATGCTGCACGTACAGGCAGGGGCTGGCATCGTGGCCGATTCTGTTCCACAGAGTGAATGGATCGAAACCCAGAATAAAGCGCGTGCGGTGTTGCGTGCCGCTGAGTTAGTGCAGGCAGGACTGGACGTCAATACAAAGTGA
- a CDS encoding bifunctional diguanylate cyclase/phosphodiesterase encodes MQNRPTPDQLLTLKSLAFRFTVVALAYYLTARLGLMGPYKESIVTLLWLPTGIAVGAIIRWGYVSLPAVFVAATFVEFYLGLPAAVSLSMAAGNTLAPLVTAYLLRKAHFNHSLAKQRDILLMILFSLLGMLVSSIGGVLSLYLGGQITTDAISRIWFIWWMGDSVGVLLALPLILHISKKSFIANVPQSFRLFAWLLFFAACEFAIVNLVNDLNKQFLLTAFLILPVLIWASMAFGVVGGSIVVISLCTIAVWFTSQGYGTFYSVDVGEGLFSLWTFMVTLVMTMLLISTLQSGRNAAEKVSRENERKLRSVIDGALDAILTIDNSGRLVEFNPAAERMFGYQKQHALGKTLSEVIIPPRLRKSHEEGYKRFVQTNEKHLFNQRVELQAMRSDGTEFPVELTLTALNEDGLSLVTGFIRDISEQKKARQEIENFAYYDVLTGLPNRRLLVDRFQHAILLSQRANTYSALMFIDLDNFKTLNDTKGHDIGDQLLMEVAKRIQITLRAGDTVARLSGDEFIVILEGLSSNLSHAYQQASDVAQKLLERLNASYHLGLFEFNTSASLGVTLFKDEQLSGFEAHLRHADAAMYQAKAAGRNTYRFYDELMQEGLDKRFALESALSSAIKSNELYLNYQSIVDAEQNVIGAEVLLRWGHHRFGEIHPAEFIPIAEKNNEIIKIGHWVLQQACEQIKAWEPHPVLGKIRLSVNISAKQFLYINFVKELREIITVADIDPDLLKLELTETAVIDNIDDVISKMKVLKKMGIRVSLDDFGIGHSSLVYLKKLPVTQIKIDQSFVHDVLTDTNDAAIIKMVLAVGKTIHCDIVAEGVEQLEQFELLKKFGCHYFQGYYFSKPLSASNFEYLVTHGR; translated from the coding sequence ATGCAGAACCGCCCTACGCCAGATCAACTTTTAACGCTGAAATCACTGGCGTTCAGGTTTACTGTGGTTGCGCTGGCGTATTACCTGACGGCCAGGCTGGGTTTGATGGGGCCTTATAAAGAATCCATCGTTACCTTGCTCTGGTTGCCTACCGGAATTGCTGTAGGCGCCATTATCCGTTGGGGCTATGTCAGCCTGCCGGCTGTTTTTGTGGCGGCTACTTTTGTAGAGTTCTATTTGGGTTTACCCGCCGCTGTTTCGCTGAGCATGGCTGCTGGCAATACCCTGGCACCGCTAGTGACAGCCTATCTTCTTCGGAAAGCGCACTTCAATCACAGCCTCGCCAAGCAGCGCGATATCCTGCTGATGATCCTGTTCTCGCTGCTGGGCATGCTGGTCTCCTCAATCGGCGGCGTGCTGAGCCTCTATCTCGGCGGCCAGATTACGACTGATGCTATATCGAGGATATGGTTTATCTGGTGGATGGGTGACAGTGTGGGCGTATTGCTGGCATTGCCATTGATACTGCATATCAGCAAAAAAAGCTTTATCGCCAATGTTCCCCAGAGTTTCCGGCTGTTTGCCTGGCTGCTGTTTTTCGCCGCCTGTGAGTTTGCGATTGTTAACCTGGTGAATGACCTTAATAAACAGTTCCTGCTGACGGCATTCCTGATTTTGCCGGTGCTGATCTGGGCTTCCATGGCGTTTGGTGTGGTGGGCGGTTCCATCGTCGTGATCAGCCTGTGTACGATCGCCGTATGGTTCACCTCACAGGGTTACGGTACATTTTACAGCGTGGATGTTGGCGAAGGCCTGTTTTCGCTGTGGACTTTCATGGTCACACTGGTCATGACCATGCTGCTGATTTCAACCCTGCAATCCGGCAGGAATGCTGCGGAAAAGGTTTCGCGTGAAAATGAAAGGAAGCTGCGTTCAGTGATAGACGGTGCGCTGGACGCCATTTTAACGATTGATAATTCCGGCAGGCTGGTGGAATTCAACCCGGCTGCAGAGCGCATGTTCGGCTATCAGAAACAGCATGCGCTCGGCAAAACGCTGTCTGAAGTCATTATCCCGCCCCGGTTGAGAAAATCGCACGAAGAAGGATACAAGCGATTTGTCCAGACCAATGAGAAGCATCTCTTTAACCAGCGTGTCGAGCTCCAGGCAATGCGCTCGGACGGTACCGAGTTTCCTGTTGAGTTGACTTTGACCGCTTTGAACGAAGACGGCCTGTCTCTGGTGACCGGGTTTATCCGTGATATTTCGGAGCAAAAGAAAGCACGGCAGGAAATCGAGAATTTTGCTTACTATGACGTGCTGACCGGATTGCCCAATCGCCGTTTGCTGGTAGATCGTTTTCAGCATGCGATTCTGCTAAGCCAGCGCGCCAACACTTATAGCGCGCTGATGTTTATCGACCTGGATAATTTCAAGACGCTGAACGATACCAAAGGCCATGATATAGGTGACCAGCTGCTGATGGAAGTGGCGAAAAGGATCCAGATCACACTGCGGGCCGGTGATACGGTTGCCAGGCTTAGCGGCGATGAGTTTATCGTGATCCTGGAGGGTCTGAGCAGTAACCTCAGCCATGCCTACCAGCAGGCAAGCGATGTGGCGCAGAAGCTGCTGGAAAGGCTCAATGCCAGCTACCACTTGGGGTTGTTTGAATTCAATACCAGCGCCAGCCTGGGTGTGACATTGTTCAAAGATGAGCAGCTTAGTGGTTTTGAGGCGCACCTGCGCCACGCAGATGCTGCCATGTATCAGGCCAAAGCTGCGGGCCGCAATACTTACCGTTTTTATGATGAACTGATGCAGGAGGGGCTGGATAAGCGTTTTGCCCTTGAATCCGCATTGTCTTCAGCGATTAAAAGCAATGAGCTGTACCTTAATTACCAGAGCATCGTTGACGCAGAGCAGAATGTCATCGGTGCGGAAGTGCTGCTGCGGTGGGGGCATCATCGCTTTGGGGAGATCCATCCGGCAGAATTCATACCAATCGCCGAGAAGAATAATGAAATCATTAAAATCGGCCACTGGGTGCTGCAGCAGGCCTGTGAACAGATCAAGGCATGGGAGCCCCATCCTGTACTCGGCAAGATCAGGCTGTCCGTTAATATCAGTGCAAAGCAGTTCCTGTATATCAATTTTGTAAAAGAACTGCGTGAGATCATTACGGTGGCCGACATCGACCCTGACCTGCTTAAGCTGGAGCTCACGGAAACGGCTGTGATTGATAACATTGATGATGTGATCAGCAAGATGAAAGTGCTTAAAAAAATGGGTATCAGGGTGTCGCTGGATGATTTCGGCATCGGGCACTCGTCATTGGTGTACCTGAAAAAACTGCCGGTTACCCAGATCAAGATCGACCAGTCATTCGTGCACGATGTGCTCACCGATACCAATGATGCCGCGATCATCAAGATGGTACTTGCGGTGGGCAAGACTATTCATTGCGATATCGTCGCCGAAGGGGTTGAACAGCTGGAACAGTTTGAATTGCTGAAAAAATTCGGATGCCACTATTTCCAGGGTTATTATTTCAGCAAGCCGCTGTCGGCCTCTAATTTTGAGTATCTGGTCACGCATGGCAGATAG
- the moaC gene encoding cyclic pyranopterin monophosphate synthase MoaC gives MTSHQQTLTHFDASGQAHMVDVGKKSETHRIAIASGTISMLPATLALILQGSSKKGDVLGIARIAAIQASKKTSDLIPLCHPIALTHVTVSFDVNEAASSILCTVTTETYGKTGVEMEALTAVSAGLLTIYDMCKAADRGMMISDIRLIEKHGGKSGDWFSGR, from the coding sequence ATGACATCCCATCAGCAGACACTCACGCATTTTGATGCCAGCGGCCAGGCGCACATGGTTGACGTGGGCAAGAAATCCGAAACCCATCGCATTGCGATCGCCAGCGGCACCATCAGCATGCTGCCTGCAACACTTGCACTCATCCTGCAAGGCAGCAGCAAAAAAGGCGATGTGCTTGGCATCGCGCGCATTGCCGCCATCCAGGCCAGCAAAAAAACCTCCGACCTGATTCCGCTATGCCATCCGATCGCGCTCACCCACGTCACGGTGAGCTTTGATGTTAACGAAGCCGCATCAAGCATACTATGCACGGTCACCACGGAAACCTACGGTAAAACCGGCGTAGAAATGGAGGCACTGACTGCCGTGAGCGCAGGGCTGCTTACAATTTACGACATGTGCAAGGCGGCCGACCGCGGCATGATGATCAGCGACATCAGACTCATCGAGAAACACGGTGGGAAATCAGGGGATTGGTTCAGCGGTCGCTAA
- a CDS encoding M48 family metalloprotease — translation MNLKLTIIILAIASVLHVSYVSANELPDLGDVSATVMSPLQEQAIAEQILREVAVSDDVLNDVEVTDYLQALGARLVANGPEKQQKFNFFVVQDRSINAFAMPGGVIGVHTGLMLGANSESELASVLGHEIGHVTQRHLARMLASQKTDTLKNIAGIALALLMARANPQLASGAFTTVSAIGVQSQLDYTREHEREADRIGLQILDSGGFDVRGMPSFFNTLQRGSRFAEGSTPSFLRTHPLTTERIADVTNRVEQMPYRQVTDSIEFHLVRAKLRATYTTPEAAIGVFEQNIREHRYSNEAAEHYGLAVALLRKGAFPQLEKELAWLKKNAPQHAMIESLSARMEVARNNPQSAAAKYASALARYPDNRALIYGYAEHFLAIKQPDNAIRLVLSKQARYVDDAYFYDLLAKAYTMQNKVLLSHQAQGEAYYRKYDLARAIEQMDLAAKANDGDFYQISIVEARLKQLRQMQGDDKKPKS, via the coding sequence ATGAATTTAAAATTAACAATTATTATTCTGGCGATAGCCTCAGTGCTTCATGTTTCTTATGTGTCCGCAAACGAGTTGCCGGATCTGGGTGATGTGTCCGCAACAGTAATGTCACCGCTGCAGGAGCAGGCGATTGCTGAGCAGATCCTGCGTGAAGTCGCAGTCAGCGACGATGTGCTGAATGATGTGGAAGTGACGGATTATTTGCAGGCGCTGGGTGCCAGGCTGGTTGCAAACGGCCCGGAGAAGCAGCAGAAGTTCAATTTCTTCGTGGTGCAGGATAGGTCAATCAATGCGTTTGCGATGCCGGGTGGCGTCATCGGTGTGCACACGGGCCTGATGCTGGGCGCCAATAGCGAGTCTGAGCTGGCGAGTGTGCTGGGCCATGAAATCGGCCACGTAACGCAGCGCCATCTGGCGCGTATGCTGGCCTCGCAGAAGACCGACACCTTAAAGAACATTGCCGGGATCGCATTGGCACTGCTGATGGCGCGTGCCAATCCGCAGCTGGCTTCAGGTGCATTTACTACCGTAAGTGCAATTGGTGTGCAGAGCCAGCTTGACTATACGCGTGAACATGAGCGTGAAGCTGACCGTATCGGCTTGCAGATTCTGGACAGCGGTGGTTTTGATGTGCGTGGCATGCCCAGCTTTTTTAATACATTGCAGCGCGGGTCGCGCTTTGCCGAGGGCAGCACTCCCAGCTTCCTGCGTACGCACCCACTCACAACCGAGCGTATTGCAGACGTGACTAACCGGGTAGAGCAGATGCCGTACCGGCAGGTGACTGACAGTATTGAGTTTCACCTGGTGCGTGCAAAACTGCGCGCCACTTATACGACGCCTGAGGCTGCGATTGGCGTGTTCGAACAGAATATCCGTGAGCATCGTTACAGCAATGAAGCGGCGGAGCATTATGGGCTGGCTGTTGCCCTGCTGCGTAAGGGCGCGTTTCCACAGCTTGAGAAAGAGCTGGCCTGGCTCAAGAAAAACGCACCGCAGCATGCCATGATAGAAAGCTTATCCGCAAGGATGGAAGTCGCCAGAAACAACCCGCAGAGTGCCGCAGCCAAATATGCATCTGCACTTGCACGTTATCCGGATAACCGGGCACTGATTTATGGTTATGCCGAGCATTTCCTGGCGATCAAGCAGCCGGATAATGCCATACGGCTGGTTTTGTCGAAACAGGCCCGGTATGTGGATGATGCGTATTTTTACGATTTGCTTGCGAAGGCCTATACTATGCAGAACAAGGTGTTACTGAGCCACCAGGCGCAAGGCGAAGCGTATTACAGAAAATACGATCTTGCCCGGGCCATCGAGCAGATGGATCTGGCAGCCAAGGCCAATGACGGCGATTTTTACCAGATATCCATCGTGGAAGCGCGCCTGAAGCAGCTAAGGCAAATGCAGGGTGACGATAAAAAACCGAAATCTTAA
- a CDS encoding thiosulfate oxidation carrier protein SoxY, translating into MQRRNFLLGVAAFIALMPARVLAALWNKAAFESVRLDDASRKLDINTEIPSADIQIIAPDRAENGAIVQVEVKSAIANTEAIAIFVEKNPTPLIANFIFSNGAEPYVVTRIKMAETSDIKIVVKAGERYFTAAKNVVVLENGCG; encoded by the coding sequence ATGCAGCGCAGGAATTTTTTATTGGGTGTGGCAGCATTTATCGCGCTGATGCCGGCCAGGGTGCTGGCAGCACTATGGAATAAAGCGGCATTTGAGTCGGTGCGGCTGGATGATGCCAGCAGGAAGCTGGATATAAACACGGAAATCCCGAGTGCGGATATTCAGATCATTGCACCTGACCGTGCAGAGAATGGCGCAATCGTGCAGGTGGAAGTCAAAAGCGCTATCGCGAATACCGAAGCGATTGCGATATTCGTAGAGAAGAACCCGACACCGCTGATTGCCAATTTCATTTTCAGCAATGGCGCCGAACCTTATGTCGTGACGCGCATCAAGATGGCGGAAACCTCGGACATTAAAATAGTGGTGAAAGCAGGCGAGCGCTATTTTACCGCGGCTAAGAATGTGGTCGTGCTTGAAAACGGCTGTGGTTGA
- the soxZ gene encoding thiosulfate oxidation carrier complex protein SoxZ, with protein sequence MDNMKMRAQLKGDVVEVKVLMSHPMETGRRKDDFDRLIPAHFVQLLTATLNGKPVLEAQWGTGISKNPYLTFRLKGAKVGDIVAVTWHDNHGETASQDIAVTQA encoded by the coding sequence ATGGATAACATGAAGATGCGTGCCCAGCTTAAGGGCGATGTGGTTGAAGTCAAAGTGCTGATGAGCCACCCGATGGAAACCGGTCGCAGAAAAGACGATTTTGACAGGCTGATTCCTGCCCATTTCGTGCAATTGCTGACAGCCACGCTCAATGGCAAACCCGTACTCGAAGCGCAGTGGGGCACCGGTATATCCAAGAACCCTTATCTGACCTTCAGGCTGAAAGGCGCAAAGGTCGGTGATATTGTAGCCGTGACATGGCATGATAACCATGGTGAAACTGCAAGCCAGGACATCGCCGTTACGCAGGCCTAA